The Pseudomonas sp. S06B 330 genome contains the following window.
GTTCCTCGAACAGCACCCGGCCCTGCAGTCGGTGTCGGCGATCCGTAACAAGCGATTTGTGGTTATTCCCTACGTCGCCGCCACGCCAAGCCTGGAAAATGTCGACGCCATCGAAACCATTGCTGCGAGCCTACACGGCACATGAGTCGTTATCGTCTGCTGTTACTCGCGCTGATCGGGCTACTGCTGCTGTCCTGTGTGGTGTCGCTGGGCTTTGGTTCCGCACCGGTGCCGGTCGAGGTGGTCTGGCGCGTGTTGTTGTCCAAGCTCTTCGGGATTGCCCCCCAGACACCCGCCTGGACCACTGGCCAGGAACATATTGTCTGGCTTATCCGCGTACCACGCATGCTACTGGCGGCGCTGGTGGGGGGGGGACTGGCGATGATCGGCGCGGTGCTGCAGGCCGTCACGCGCAACCCGTTGGCCGACCCGCACCTGCTCGGCGTGACCTCCGGCGCCACCCTCGGGGCTGTATTGGTGGTATTGCATATCGGTGAATTGCTCGGCGTCTTCACCTTGCCGCTGGCAGCCTTTATCGGCGCCTTGTGCAGCATGCTGCTGGTGCTGGCAATTGCCAGCCGTCATGGCCGCCTGGACAGTGACCGTCTGCTGCTGTGCGGTGTCGCGGTGGCGTTTGTAATGATGGCCATCGCTAACCTGTTGCTGTTCCTTGGCGACCACCG
Protein-coding sequences here:
- a CDS encoding FecCD family ABC transporter permease; this translates as MSRYRLLLLALIGLLLLSCVVSLGFGSAPVPVEVVWRVLLSKLFGIAPQTPAWTTGQEHIVWLIRVPRMLLAALVGGGLAMIGAVLQAVTRNPLADPHLLGVTSGATLGAVLVVLHIGELLGVFTLPLAAFIGALCSMLLVLAIASRHGRLDSDRLLLCGVAVAFVMMAIANLLLFLGDHRASSAVMFWMLGGLGLARWELLPIPAISVLLGLTLLLGMARALNALMAGEQTAVTLGLNARTVRLLAFLICSLLTGVLVAISGSIGFVGLMVPHIARRLVGAEHTRLLPVCLLLGSLFLIWVDVAARTLISPEDLPIGIATAAIGGLFFIGLMRKR